One Thalassophryne amazonica chromosome 10, fThaAma1.1, whole genome shotgun sequence genomic region harbors:
- the lingo3a gene encoding leucine-rich repeat and immunoglobulin-like domain-containing nogo receptor-interacting protein 3a yields the protein MRLCPGHILGWILPFLFLLTSIMVSSVQSLGCPQRCECFTKLKTVFCQGKRLNALPDGIPLDTKILNLSDNKLRWLEHGDLLPYTRLEKLDLSDNMISVLQPNAFSNLQSLQSLSLRGNQLKLVPMGAFSHLSNLTSLDLSGNKIVILLDFTFQDLKNLRNLEVGDNDLVYISNKAFLGLLGLRELTIERCNLTSVSSQSLSYLHNLVVLRLRYLSISTLEDHNFRSLGNLRGLEIDHWSFLEYIAPHSLQGLNLSWLSITHTNITSVPTSALRSLTHLTSLNLSYNPISVLESWALRDMVRLKDLYLVNTNLVTIQPYALGGLKQIRLLNLSANSLVTLEEGAFQSVYTLEVLRLDGNPLACDCRLLWILQRRKTLNFDRASPVCATPVEVQGRALNAFSDAAVFDHFTCQKPKIRNRKLQQVSAREGQVVSFICRAEGEPTPVIFWISPQRRRITTKSSGRLTVLPEGTLEIRYAQVTDSGTYICIASNAGGNDTYFATLTVSGLPLDAALMANRTYYAGDLNDTNLNDTRVYLKFTLDLKTILISTAMGCIMFLGVVLFCFILLFVWSRGRGQHKNNFSVEYSFRKVDGPAASVGQGGARKFNMKMI from the coding sequence ATGCGGCTGTGCCCAGGCCACATTCTAGGCTGGATCCTGCCTTTTCTATTCTTGCTTACAAGTATCATGGTATCTTCAGTACAGAGCCTAGGGTGTCCCCAGCGCTGCGAGTGCTTCACTAAGCTAAAAACTGTGTTCTGCCAAGGTAAACGCCTAAATGCACTGCCAGATGGCATTCCACTGGACACCAAGATCCTCAATCTAAGTGACAATAAACTTCGCTGGCTAGAACATGGTGACCTACTTCCATATACACGTCTTGAAAAGCTGGACCTGAGTGACAACATGATTAGTGTTCTGCAACCTAATGCTTTTTCTAATCTCCAGAGTTTGCAGTCACTGTCACTGAGGGGGAACCAACTGAAACTAGTTCCTATGGGGGCTTTCTCACACCTCTCCAACCTAACCTCACTGGACCTTAGTGGGAATAAGATTGTAAttcttttggattttactttccaAGATCTGAAAAATCTAAGGAACCTGGAAGTTGGAGACAATGATCTAGTCTATATCTCCAACAAAGCCTTCCTGGGTCTGCTGGGGCTCAGGGAGTTGACCATTGAGAGGTGCAACCTAACTTCTGTCTCCAGCCAGTCTTTGTCTTACCTACATAATCTGGTGGTTTTAAGGCTTCGCTACCTCAGCATCTCCACCTTAGAGGACCACAACTTTCGCAGTCTGGGAAACCTGAGGGGACTGGAGATTGACCATTGGTCATTTTTAGAGTACATTGCCCCGCACAGCTTGCAGGGACTTAACTTATCTTGGCTGTCCATTACACACACCAACATCACCTCTGTGCCCACCTCGGCACTTCGCAGTTTGACTCATCTTACCAGCCTCAACCTTTCGTACAACCCCATTTCTGTGTTGGAGTCCTGGGCACTGCGAGACATGGTCAGACTCAAGGACTTGTATCTGGTCAACACTAACCTGGTGACAATACAGCCATACGCTCTTGGAGGTCTAAAGCAAATCCGCCTTCTTAACCTGTCTGCTAACAGCCTGGTAACACTGGAAGAGGGAGCCTTTCAATCTGTATACACATTAGAGGTCCTACGTTTGGACGGTAACCCTCTGGCGTGTGACTGCCGCCTACTCTGGATTCTTCAGCGCAGGAAGACACTCAATTTTGATCGTGCCTCCCCAGTGTGTGCAACACCTGTTGAAGTGCAAGGAAGAGCACTTAATGCTTTCTCTGATGCTGCTGTTTTTGACCACTTTACCTGTCAAAAGCCCAAAATTCGTAACAGGAAACTTCAGCAGGTATCAGCACGTGAGGGTCAGGTAGTCTCTTTCATTTGCAGAGCAGAAGGTGAGCCAACACCAGTGATATTCTGGATCTCTCCACAGCGCCGCCGCATCACCACCAAGAGCAGTGGCCGCCTAACGGTATTACCAGAGGGCACACTAGAAATCCGGTACGCCCAAGTCACAGATAGTGGAACTTACATCTGTATTGCCAGCAATGCTGGTGGAAATGACACCTACTTTGCTACACTTACAGTTAGTGGGCTGCCATTAGATGCAGCCCTCATGGCCAACCGCACCTACTATGCTGGGGACCTCAATGATACAAATTTAAATGATACCAGAGTGTACCTGAAGTTCACTCTGGATCTTAAGACCATCCTTATATCTACAGCTATGGGTTGTATAATGTTCCTGGGTGTAGTCCTTTTCTGTTTCATTCTGCTGTTTGTGTGGAGTCGTGGAAGAGGACAGCACAAGAACAATTTCTCAGTGGAGTATTCCTTTAGAAAGGTAGATGGACCCGCTGCCAGTGTGGGCCAGGGTGGCGCACGCAAGTTTAACATGAAGATGATTTGA